The sequence CGCGGCACTGAGCGAGAACAGTCGGCCTGTCGATCAACTCAGCCAGCAACCGGGCGGCCGCCTCGGCGGTGTATTCATCAGGATGCAGGCTCCGACCGACACCGAGATGTTCGAGCCGGGCGGCGTTATCGGGCTGGTCAAGACCCAGGGGGGTGATCAACTGGGGAATCCCGGCGGCCATGGCCTGTGACAGGGTACCGATTCCCCCGTGATGGACCATGGCAGCGCATCGTGGCAGGAGCCGGCGGTACGGGAGATAGTCGAAGTGGCGGACGTTGTCCGGCAGGTTGGGGGGAACATGATCGCGGAACCGGGTCATCAGGATGCCTCTTCGGCCGAGCATCCGGCACGCGTCCATCGAAGCGGCGAAGAAACCCGGCCAGTCGCCGACATTGGAGCCGGTACTGAAGACCAGGGGCGGATCGCCGGCTGCAAGGAAGGTCTCGGCCTCCGGGGGCGTGGGTTGGTGATCACCGGCGTCGTACAGCGGAAACGTGGTCATCAGGGTCTGGGGAGGCCAGTCCGGCTGGGGGGGGGCGAACCAATCAGGGAACATGGCGATGATCCGTCGGGGGGAGTTCCACCAGTCGGCCATGATTCGTCGGACGGGGGCCAGGCCCAGCTCGGCCCGGAAGCTGTTGATTCCGGGGCCGAGTTTCCGATCCAGAACGGTGTCGAGCAGCCGGAACGTCAAGGGTCGAATGAAGCGCGGGATCTTCCTGAGTCGTGGCAGCGCCGGGATGACCGGGGGGGCGTGGGATGAACGAAGCATGAGCGGCTGAAGGTGGATGCTGGCCAGGGGGACGCCGAGTTTCTCCTGGGCGACTCGGGCTCCAAAAACCAGCGGGCAAGCGACGACCACCGTCTGGCCGGGCTGGTAGCGATCGGCAATCGACTTGAAGGTGGGGCGGAGCATGGCCGGGACGACGACGCCCGCGAAGAATGCGAAGCTGGCCTTCTCGTCGCCGCAGTGCGGATTGTTGAAGGCATCGAGGTACTCCTGGCGGCTGCCCAGTGGGGCGAACCCGAGGCCGGCACCGCGGACCCGTTGCTCGAAGAACTCGCTGACGATGACGGTGACTCGGTGGCCGCGGTCGCGCAAGGCGCGGCCCAGCCCCACATAGGGCAGAACGTCGCCGGCGCTGCCAAAAGGCAACAGCAATACGTGCATGCGCGGTTCCCGAGCACAATGACTTATGGCCGTCTCGCCCGATCGCCCGCAGGGCCGGGGTCGGTTGATCGCCACCGACCGGGCACTTTACCACGTCGCCGGACGATTTCACACCTCGGCTTCTGTTCTGCGGATCGGCGGTGATCATGAGATCATGATGGCCAGGCGGTCGGGTTCTCGTGAATGCCGCTAAGCGACAAAAGCGGAGGGGGAACAGCCGGTTGTCACGCGTGCGGCTCCGCCGCCCAGCTGTTCGGTCAGCAGGCAAGCTTCATCCAGAGGGTCGGACATCTTGATCCTGTGAGCCAGCATGCGGCAGTTGGCGGCAGTCTCCTTGGATCCGAGGAGGCGGCGCAGCCGGTCCGCTACCTCCGCTCCGCGGTAGCGTCCGGGGTGCAGGGCGTCGCCCACGCCCAGGCGAATGAGACGAGCCGCGGTGTCGGGCTGATCGTTGCAGATCGGCATGACTAGCTGTGGGATGCCGGCGGCCATGGCTTGGGCGGCTGATCCGATGCCCCCGTGATGGACCAGGGCGGCGGCCTGCGGCAGTAGGCGGCTGAATGGGAGATAGTCGAAATGCCGGACTTCGGGAGGCAAGGACTTCGGGACCTGCTCCGGAAACCGGGTGAGCAGAAGACCGCGACGGCCAAGCAACCGGCAGGCTTCGATCGAGGCCTGGAAGAACCAGCGGACCTCTTGGATCGGCGAGCCCGGCGTAAACACGATCGGAGGGTCGCCCGCGTCGAGGAACTCGCGGACTTCGCTGGGTAAAGGTTCTATCTCGCCTCCGTCATAACGCGGGAATCCGGTGAGCCGCACCTGCCGGGGCCAGTCACGCTGCGGCGGACTGAACCACTCCGGGAACAGCCCGATGATCCGGTCAGGCGAGTCCCACCAATGAGAGACAAACCGGCGGATCGACGGCAGGTTCAGGCGAGCTCGGAACCGGTTGATGGCCGGTCTCAGCATGCGATCGAAAACCGTCAGGTCGATCAAGGTGTAGGCCACCTTGCGCCATCGCCAGGGTATCCACTGCATGACCGGGAACTCCGAGAGCACGGGCGTTCGGTACACGCTCCGCAATCCGGAAGGGACGGTGTGGATGGTGACCAGCGGCAGGCCCAGCCTCTCCTGGGCGATCCTTGCCCCGAACGCGTTCCAGCTGGCAGCCGCCACTGTCTCCCCAGGGACGTAGTGCTCGGCGACACGCTCGTAGATGGGCTCGAGGGTTAGGGGAACGACGCGCTCCGCGAAGGCCCGGAAGGCTTGCCGGTGATGCCACAGCTCGCCGTCACGGATGATGCTCCGGTACTCCTCGGCGGTGCCCAAAGGCGCGAAATCAAGCCCGGCTTGACGCACCTGCCGCTCGAAGTAGCCGCTGGTGATCGTGGTCACGCGATGGCCGCGAGCTCGAAGACGCCGGCCGAGCCCAAGATAGGGATGGACGTCACCGGCGGTCCCCAGCGTCACCAGAAGAACATGCATGGAGGGCATTCTAACTGAACTAACTGGCTCGGGCTACCCGCCGAGCCGGGCTAAGTGGAAGACCTTCGATGATCTCGCAGGTCGCCGACAGGGGGTTCGCACTTCTGAGTCTGACCGCCGCATTCCTGCATGCGTCGGCCACCGACCTGACCCCCAACAGCTTGTTGAGACAGCGGGCGACCACCGTGGCCTGGTAGTCCCTGGGCTTGATGGCCAGGGCCACTCCGAGACGCAGCAGGCGGGCGGCGTTGTCCGGCTGGTCGTTGGTGAAGGGCATGACCAGCTGAGGAATGCCGGCCGCCAAACCCTGGGCCAGCGTGCCGATTCCGGCATGATGGACCAATGCAGCAGATTTGCCTAGAATAAAGCTAAACGGTATGTAGTCGAAATGCCGAACCGTGGCCGGCAGCGATCTGGGGACTTGCGTACGGTCCCGGGTAAGCAGAATACCCCGCCGGCCACACGCGACACAGGCCTTGACCGAGGCATCAAAGAACCAGTCCCAGTTCTGGATGGGGGAGCCGGGGGTGAAGACTATGGGCGGCTCGCCGGCGGCGAGGAACTCCTCGACGCCGGGTGGGATGGGCTCGACCTCGCCAGCGTCACACAACGGGAAACTGGTGAGCCGTGTCTGGGCGGGCCAGTCGGGTTGCGGCCGGCCGAACCAGTCGGGGAACAGGCCGATCACCCGCTGCGGCGAGTTCCACCACACGCCCAGGATTCGCCTGACGGGGGGCAGACCGAGCTTCGAGCGGAAGGCGTTGATTGGCGGGCCCAGGAGCCGATCCGCCACCAGGGCATCGGCCAGATCGAAAACGGCTCGCTTCCAGAGTCTGGGCATCCACGGCCGTACTGGCAGACCTGAGACCAGCGGGGACTCGTATTCGCTTCGGAACATCTCCGGCTGCAGGTGGACGGTGGCCAACGGAATGCCCAGTTTGTCGTGTGCGATTCTGGCCGCAAAGCCAAATCCGCAGGCGGCGATGACCGTATCGTTGGGTACGTATCGCTCGACAATGGCCTCGTAGGTGGGAGGCAGCATCTGGGGAACCACACGTTGTGCAACGACTTTGAAGTACCGCTTGGGATGCCAGATGTTCGGGTCGTTGATGACCGCCTGATATTCCTTTTCCGTGCCGAGACCGCAGAAATCGAGACCTATGCGTCGCACCAAAGCCTCGAAGTAGCCGCTGGTGATGATCGTGACCCGGTGACCGCGAGCCTTGAGCCCGCGTCCCAGCCAGATGTGAGGGTACACATCCCCCGGAGTCCCCACCGGTACCAAGATGACGTGCATGAGCGCTTCCCAAAGAGCCGAGGGCGGAGTTCCCTGACGAGCGTGCGTCCCTCATGATGCATGCGGGCCCCGCCGCCGACACAACGCCCTGATATACAGGATCATGAAGCGTCCAGCAATGCCGCCGCAAAGTCGTCCATGAGGCGGTTCATGGATGCAGGCGTGATCCGCGACTCCAGGAAGGTCGAGGTCACGTGGAGCTGGCCATGGATCAGGTTGAGGTCGATCGCGAATCCTGACAGGGGAGGCGGAATACCCAGTCCATAGGTATGGGCCTTGTTGGCGCCGCAGAACGTCGGGAGCAGCGTGGGGGCGTCCGCGGAGAAGCCTACCTGCAGCGATGGAGGCGTACCGAAGGCTACTGGGAGGGCGGATTCCCGCTCCGGGTTCATGTTCTGATACATGGCCTCGGTCAGGACGGCTGGTGGGAGCCTGGAGATCAGCTTCACGAGAGCCAAGTGGCGTCGGATTCCGTCGCCGGACACGATCTGCTCGGTTTGATGGCGCAGAAGGGCCGCCACCGCCTTGCGGTCCTCGACCATCCTGGCTGGAACACGCAACAGGAGGCCGCTGAAGAGGTTGTGGCAGACGGGCGATCGCTGACGGCGTTTGCGGTGGTCGAGCACGTTGAGCGTGGAGTAGGTGGCGCCCGGGGGAGGCGGCGAGGGCATGGCCCGGTGCATGGCCCGCAGCGCACTGGCCCGCACGAAGTCGCCGTACTGGGCGAAACCGCAGACACGCAAGGCGGCTTGCTGCGTCTGCCGGGTTTGCTCGGCGGAGAAGAACCGTCTGATGTGGCGGATACGCCCGATGGGCCGTCGCACCCGTCCGGCGGGAAGCCACTGGTCATGGCTCGGGATCCCCTTGGACCTGGTGCGGTCTTTGGCCAAGAGTCTGACCTGACCGAGAAGGGTAGGGATTGCGATAAGGGCCTCGAAATCGCGTCGCTCGTCGTCGCCGGAAGGCCGGATACTGGCCAGGTCGGGTTTCTCACGGTAGATCCGGTCGATGTCCTCGGCGAGGAGAATCATCCCGCGGACGTCCATGAACGCGTGAGGCCAGCGAATCACGACCCGGTCGCCATCCGGCAGCCCGCGAAAGACGTGGAACTGCACGGGTGGCAGGGTAATCAGGTCCATGGGTTCGTGGAGCAGGTCCTCGCCCTGGCGGATCCATTCCTGTTCGGTGGGTGGATCGAGAGAATGGACGCGGACCACGCGGTCCAGGTCTGGCGGTGCAGCCTCCAGCCGCCAGCGCGGCGTTCCGGTAACGGGGTGGCGGTCCAGCCGGGAGCCCACGGCGGGATACAGGCGGTAAATGGCCAGCAGCGTGCGTTTGAGTCCCTCCGCATCGATGGGCCCGATCATGTCCAGATGGACCTGGATGTGGATGCCCGGCAGCCCCAGGCGTCTCAACGCCCGGTCGTAGGCGAAGAACACGCGGTCCTGGGGGTTGAGTTCCGCGAAGCGGGCCATCGGGGTCTCAGCAGGCCTCCATTATTGCGGGGCGGCGGTTAGAGGCTGAAGCGGGTTGCGAGATTGCGTTCCCTCGGCCGCAGGTCGATCTTCGGGGCACTCGATGGTGTAGCCGGTCTCGGCGGCCTGGGTGCCGCAGAGCGCCCTGATCGCCCGCTGGTGGTCGTGGGAGAGGTTCTTACCCCGCCCGACCGAGCTGGTATCCACCGGCTTGGGAGCCTTGAACAGCACTTCCGGCGCGCCGATACCGCCGAAGCCCGGAGGCATGTGCTTGTGGTCTATCATCCGTTCGTGATAGGGCATGCCGACGCTTTCACAGATCCGCATCATCGCCGAGGCAGGATCCTGGACCAGGTCTTCGTAGCGAACGATGAACAGCCTGCGGTCCCTGGCCCAGTCCATGAAGTGAGCCCAGTTCCGGGCGGCCCAGCGCACGATGTGTTCGTCGTCGGTGAAGCGTGGTACGGATGGCCACATCAGGCGGATCAGCACGCCGGTGTAGCCGAAGAACAGCTTGTTCAGCAGTTTCAGCGTGGAGGCGATCGTGTCGCACGGATGCCGGGTGATGGCGATGATCGGGTGCCCGGCGGCGGCGAATCCGTCCAGGAGCTCAAAGTTGGCCCAGGGCTTGTTCAGCTCCAGCTCGTGGAAGCACTCTTTCATGACCAGATAGTTCATCTGGTTGGCCCGGGCCAGGTCCTTCAAATAGGTGAAGTACTCATCGTAGTTGCGCACCCGAGGCATGGGGACACGGACCATGCCGGCCCGTTTCAACAGCGACCTGAACCAGTACTTCAGCGCCCAGTGGGGAAGGAGGTCGTCGAGGTGAAAAGGCTCGCTCAGGGACAAAACCTTGTCGCCGCCGCCCATGAGCTTGGCCAGCAGCGTGGTGCCTGTCCGTGGCGGACCGACGATGAAGATCGGCTTGACGTCCGGCATCATAGTATCTACGCGGTCAGCAGCCTCTAAAACCGCAGCTTAACTGGCCCGGGTGCCATCGTCAATCGGTTGTCGGCGGCCGGACCACAGCTGATGTGAAATCTCGGGCTGCCCCGTGCCCGGCTCTCGAGGAGTCCCTTCCTGGTCGACCGGGTCTTCGCGGCAGGGGTCGTCCCGATATCTTGCCTCTGCAGCCGAGGGAAAAACCTGGAGTTGCCGCCCTGAAACAGCGGCGTTCGCGTTGATGATGCCTAGTCGTGGATCCTGGCCGCAGATCCTGCCGCGACGAGCGGAGTGTCGGCCAGGGACGGGCGGCGGCTCTGCTGTCGCCGCGCATCTTGCGTGACCGGCTTCTCGACGCACTCGTCTTCAGAAACATGCGGACAAGGGGCCAAGCAGTGCCAGACTGACGATTCCCACCGCGGTCAGGGCGATCGCCAGGATCGCCGGCCACTTGTCCAGGTCCCTGGCGAGTCCCAGCGTCCCGAGGATCAGCGCAATCGGAAGGGTGACGATGGTGAGGCATCCTCCAAGGATGCCGCGTGGGTCACCTCAGCCAGGCTTGAGGAAATGCTGGGCGAACAACGCAACGACGCCGATGCACGAGAAGACGATTGCCCTCTTGCCAAATCGAGCTTTCATGGCTTCGTGTTACTCCATTCTGCCCCAAGACGCCGCACGCGGCCTCAACCGCTCACTCCGACGCGAAGGTAGCGTGTGTTGTTCACCCGCCGGGTAAGCCCGGTGCGGTCAAAGTAGTCCAAGAGCGGGAGAGCGAACTTGCGGGTCGTATCCAGCAAGTACTTGAACCTGACGCTTTCCAGACGCCCCTGGTCGCGGATGAAGTCTACCAGAAGCTGGCGGGCCTTCGCCACGGCTTGGTGATGGAAGACCATGTCCGGACCGACGCGGGTGAGCCGGTTCTGCTGCAGCAGAATCCTGATGGCCGGCGCCACCTGGTCGATGGCCGCGCCGGTGAGCCTCGCCAGTTCCTCGGGCTCGGGAGGGCTGAAGAGACGTTCGAGGAACAGCGTCTCGATCTGTTCGATGAGTCGCCGCTGATCGTCGGTGAACTGTTCGCGGTGGCCGGCCAGAGCCAGGCTCTGGCTGCGCCGGACAAGAGTACCGGACGCGAGAGACAGCTCGACGATGTCCTTGAACAACTCCCTGGACCATCCGGTCAGGCCGTGCAGCTCATCGGCATCGGGCCCCGGTCGTTCGGGTGCACGCCGGTGAAAGTCTTCGAGCAGGCTCGCCAGCCGCCGGCTCAATTCGGCGGTCGTGTGGCGATGTGCGTATCGCCCGGAGGTCAGCCTGAGGACGCTCCCCCCCTTCGCGAGATCGGCGAGGATGGCCTGCAGCCGGGAAAGCGGCACCTTGGCCCGGCGGGCAAGCTCGGCCTCGGTGGCCGAATGATCGGTGGCTCGTCTGATACAGTATTCAACAAAGCGATTCCCGTCGCCGACCGCCTGAGCGCGTTCGGCCAGATCCTGGAGGAGCTCCGGCCGGCCTCGCCTGGCTCGTTGGGAGACGCCCTCAATGATCGTTCCACCGCCGATCGTCTGGACCGGCGACAAGGACCGGAGGATGAACCGATCGCCGGGGGCGGCCACCAGCGGTCGAGATGACCGGACCTGGACCAGCCCCTGTTCCCCGGACTTCATCCGCTCGGAATCCAGAAGGTAGACGGTGGCCATGACCTCGGAGGTTCCGGTGTGCAGCTTGACCTGCGATGCGTTCTTGAGCTGGGTACGTTCGTGCGGGAGAAGCTGCAGGTGACAGAAGAACCACTGCTGGGCCTCGAAGAAACCGGGGACGGCCACGGTGCAGCCCCGGTCGATGGCGTGGTGGTCCCACTGCCGCACGTTGAGGGCGACGCACTGGCCGGCCACGGCGGCGTCTCCCGGGTGCTGGTAGACCTGGATGGCGCTGATCCGCCCGGTCAGTTCTTCGGGAAGCAGGGTGACTTCGTCTCCGATCCGGGCGGTGCCTGAAACCGGAATGCCGCTGACCACGGTGCCGAAGCCCTTGATGGAGAAGGTCCGCTCGATCGGCATTCGGAACACGCCGTCGGTGGGCTTGCGGCGAAGACGGGCCACCAGGTCCTGAAGGGCGGTGACCAGCTCGCCGAAGCCGTCGCCGTTCAGGTTGGATACGCCGACAATGGGGGCGTTCTCCAGGAAAGTGCCGCCCAGGAAATCGCGGATCTCGGACCGGACCCTTTCGGCCTGCTCACCCGGCACGCGGTCGATCTTGGTCAAGGCCACCACGCCCGCCTGAGTACCCAGCAGCGTGAGAATGTCGAAGTGCTCGCGGGTCTGGGGCATGATCCCGTCGTCGGCGGCAATGACGAAGATCACCCCATCGATTCCGCTGGCTCCGGCGACCATGGTCTTGATGAAGTGCTCATGTCCAGGGACGTCCACGATACCGACCTGCGTGCCGGCTACCGTGCAGGGGGCAAAGCCCAGCTCGATGGACATGCCCCGTTCTTTCTCCTCTTTCAGGTGATCCGTGTCGCAGCCGGTCAGGTTCTTGACCAGCGCGGTCTTGCCGTGGTCGATATGGCCGGCGGTGCCCAGCGTGATGTTGATCCGCTCCATCTGGTTACCTCAAGCCTGGCAGGCCGCGACCACGGTCTCGATGAGCGGCTGCTCGTCGTCGGCAAACAGGGTGCGGGAATCGATCAGGACCCGGCCCGCGTGGGTGCGGGCAAAGACCGGCGGTTGCCCGAGTCGCATGCGGCGGGCCAGCTCTCCGGCCTCCATTCGCACCGGGGCAATGGCCACCACCGTGGTGGCCAGCTTCTGCTCCGGCAGGGATCCGCTGCCCATCTGCGAGAAACCAGCTTCGGTCGTCACCTTCGCCTCGGACAGGCGAGCGGCCAGGGCAAGAGCAATCCGGTCGGCCTGGGCGGCGACATCAGTTGGCTCGCGCATGAGCATCGCCAGGGTCGGCACTTCACGAAAGGCACGGCACTCGTCGAGGAACAGAGCAAGCGTGGCCTCCAGGATCGCCAGGGTCACCTTGTCCACTCGGACGGCTCGGGCCAGAGGGTTCTTGCGTACCTGGGTAATGAGCTTCGCCTGGCCCAGGATGATCCCGCCCTGGGAGGCGCCGATCAGCTTGTCGGCGCTGCAAGTGATGATGTCCGCCCCGGTGGCGACGGAGTCGGCCAATCTGGGCTCGGGCTCGAAACCGAATCGGGCGAAGTCGATCAACGCCCCCGCGCCCAGGTCATCGATCAGCGCCAGTCCGTGGTCGTGGGCGATTCGCTCCAGATCCGCCAGCGGAACCTCGGCGGTGAAACCCTGGATGCGGTAGTTGCTCGGATGCACCCGCATGATGGCCACGGTTTCGGGCGTGATCGCGCTCTCGTAGTCGCGGGCGTGTGTCTTGTTCGTCGTTCCGACTTCGACGAGCCTGGCCCCGCTGGCGGCCATGACATCGGGCAGGCGAAACGAGCCTCCGATCTCGACGAGTTGCCCGCGAGAGACGATCACTTCGCGGCCCTTGGCGAGCGTACTAAGCACGATCATCGTGGCGGCCGCGTTGTTGTTGACTACGGTGGCCGCTTCGGCTCCGGTGAGTCGCTGGAGGAGCCATTCGATGCGCTCGTCTCGCCGCGACCGCTGGCCGGTCTCGGTGTCGATTTGCAGGACCGAATAGCCCTGCAACTCGCGTCCCACCTGGTCGAGGGCTGCCTTGGCCAGTACGGCGCGTCCCAGCCCAGTGTGCAGAATGATCCCCGTCGCATTGATCGCACGGCGGTAGTGGGGGCCGGTTGCAGTGCGGGCCATCTCCAGGACGCGGGCGATGACGCTGCCGCGGATGGCGTCAGAGGCAGTGCCACATTGGGTGCCGGCCAGGAGTCGTTGCCTGGCCTCGCTGACCGCGACGCGAACGGCCTCGACCACGATCTGGCGAGGCAGCCGGGCCAGGCAGTCCTGCAGCTCGGTTTCCTGGAGGAGAGCATCAACCGAGGGCAGGGAACGCAGTGTATCTTGGCGCGAAGCCGGCATGGTTCTGCTCTCCGTTCAGCCGAGAGGCCCGGTCAGCACGAGCGACGAGCGGTCCGGCTCCTCAGGCAGGGGCGGGATGTTGACGCCCGGGCGCTCGCCGGCTGGGTCCTCACGCTCGGAAGCGGCCTGCCTCTGATTCTACAAGCCGGAGGAGGGGAATGCGACAGGCACGCGCTTCGCAGGAATCCGGATCTCCGTTTCGCAGGGTCGCCGCTCGATTGACCTTGGTCTCACGGGCCGGTAGGATGGCAATGGGTTCCCTTGCTCCCGGCCGTACCGTAAGAGTCGTCCTTAGCTGGAGAATGCACGTGAGGCCCATCCGCCGAGTGCTGATCACG comes from Phycisphaerae bacterium and encodes:
- a CDS encoding glycosyltransferase family 1 protein; this translates as MHVLLLPFGSAGDVLPYVGLGRALRDRGHRVTVIVSEFFEQRVRGAGLGFAPLGSRQEYLDAFNNPHCGDEKASFAFFAGVVVPAMLRPTFKSIADRYQPGQTVVVACPLVFGARVAQEKLGVPLASIHLQPLMLRSSHAPPVIPALPRLRKIPRFIRPLTFRLLDTVLDRKLGPGINSFRAELGLAPVRRIMADWWNSPRRIIAMFPDWFAPPQPDWPPQTLMTTFPLYDAGDHQPTPPEAETFLAAGDPPLVFSTGSNVGDWPGFFAASMDACRMLGRRGILMTRFRDHVPPNLPDNVRHFDYLPYRRLLPRCAAMVHHGGIGTLSQAMAAGIPQLITPLGLDQPDNAARLEHLGVGRSLHPDEYTAEAAARLLAELIDRPTVLAQCRELASRLRLTDPLSQACAAVEHLAGADR
- a CDS encoding glycosyltransferase, which produces MHVLLVTLGTAGDVHPYLGLGRRLRARGHRVTTITSGYFERQVRQAGLDFAPLGTAEEYRSIIRDGELWHHRQAFRAFAERVVPLTLEPIYERVAEHYVPGETVAAASWNAFGARIAQERLGLPLVTIHTVPSGLRSVYRTPVLSEFPVMQWIPWRWRKVAYTLIDLTVFDRMLRPAINRFRARLNLPSIRRFVSHWWDSPDRIIGLFPEWFSPPQRDWPRQVRLTGFPRYDGGEIEPLPSEVREFLDAGDPPIVFTPGSPIQEVRWFFQASIEACRLLGRRGLLLTRFPEQVPKSLPPEVRHFDYLPFSRLLPQAAALVHHGGIGSAAQAMAAGIPQLVMPICNDQPDTAARLIRLGVGDALHPGRYRGAEVADRLRRLLGSKETAANCRMLAHRIKMSDPLDEACLLTEQLGGGAARVTTGCSPSAFVA
- a CDS encoding glycosyltransferase; the protein is MHVILVPVGTPGDVYPHIWLGRGLKARGHRVTIITSGYFEALVRRIGLDFCGLGTEKEYQAVINDPNIWHPKRYFKVVAQRVVPQMLPPTYEAIVERYVPNDTVIAACGFGFAARIAHDKLGIPLATVHLQPEMFRSEYESPLVSGLPVRPWMPRLWKRAVFDLADALVADRLLGPPINAFRSKLGLPPVRRILGVWWNSPQRVIGLFPDWFGRPQPDWPAQTRLTSFPLCDAGEVEPIPPGVEEFLAAGEPPIVFTPGSPIQNWDWFFDASVKACVACGRRGILLTRDRTQVPRSLPATVRHFDYIPFSFILGKSAALVHHAGIGTLAQGLAAGIPQLVMPFTNDQPDNAARLLRLGVALAIKPRDYQATVVARCLNKLLGVRSVADACRNAAVRLRSANPLSATCEIIEGLPLSPARRVARAS
- a CDS encoding sulfotransferase, which gives rise to MPDVKPIFIVGPPRTGTTLLAKLMGGGDKVLSLSEPFHLDDLLPHWALKYWFRSLLKRAGMVRVPMPRVRNYDEYFTYLKDLARANQMNYLVMKECFHELELNKPWANFELLDGFAAAGHPIIAITRHPCDTIASTLKLLNKLFFGYTGVLIRLMWPSVPRFTDDEHIVRWAARNWAHFMDWARDRRLFIVRYEDLVQDPASAMMRICESVGMPYHERMIDHKHMPPGFGGIGAPEVLFKAPKPVDTSSVGRGKNLSHDHQRAIRALCGTQAAETGYTIECPEDRPAAEGTQSRNPLQPLTAAPQ
- the selB gene encoding selenocysteine-specific translation elongation factor, with the protein product MERINITLGTAGHIDHGKTALVKNLTGCDTDHLKEEKERGMSIELGFAPCTVAGTQVGIVDVPGHEHFIKTMVAGASGIDGVIFVIAADDGIMPQTREHFDILTLLGTQAGVVALTKIDRVPGEQAERVRSEIRDFLGGTFLENAPIVGVSNLNGDGFGELVTALQDLVARLRRKPTDGVFRMPIERTFSIKGFGTVVSGIPVSGTARIGDEVTLLPEELTGRISAIQVYQHPGDAAVAGQCVALNVRQWDHHAIDRGCTVAVPGFFEAQQWFFCHLQLLPHERTQLKNASQVKLHTGTSEVMATVYLLDSERMKSGEQGLVQVRSSRPLVAAPGDRFILRSLSPVQTIGGGTIIEGVSQRARRGRPELLQDLAERAQAVGDGNRFVEYCIRRATDHSATEAELARRAKVPLSRLQAILADLAKGGSVLRLTSGRYAHRHTTAELSRRLASLLEDFHRRAPERPGPDADELHGLTGWSRELFKDIVELSLASGTLVRRSQSLALAGHREQFTDDQRRLIEQIETLFLERLFSPPEPEELARLTGAAIDQVAPAIRILLQQNRLTRVGPDMVFHHQAVAKARQLLVDFIRDQGRLESVRFKYLLDTTRKFALPLLDYFDRTGLTRRVNNTRYLRVGVSG
- a CDS encoding L-seryl-tRNA(Sec) selenium transferase, which produces MPASRQDTLRSLPSVDALLQETELQDCLARLPRQIVVEAVRVAVSEARQRLLAGTQCGTASDAIRGSVIARVLEMARTATGPHYRRAINATGIILHTGLGRAVLAKAALDQVGRELQGYSVLQIDTETGQRSRRDERIEWLLQRLTGAEAATVVNNNAAATMIVLSTLAKGREVIVSRGQLVEIGGSFRLPDVMAASGARLVEVGTTNKTHARDYESAITPETVAIMRVHPSNYRIQGFTAEVPLADLERIAHDHGLALIDDLGAGALIDFARFGFEPEPRLADSVATGADIITCSADKLIGASQGGIILGQAKLITQVRKNPLARAVRVDKVTLAILEATLALFLDECRAFREVPTLAMLMREPTDVAAQADRIALALAARLSEAKVTTEAGFSQMGSGSLPEQKLATTVVAIAPVRMEAGELARRMRLGQPPVFARTHAGRVLIDSRTLFADDEQPLIETVVAACQA